In one Aeromicrobium wangtongii genomic region, the following are encoded:
- a CDS encoding MBL fold metallo-hydrolase, whose product MRVHHLSCGTFAPPLMPPVVCHVLLCEAGDGLVLVDTGLGLHDYAEPKRRMGPTRHLLRPVSDGSSTALRQIEALGHTAADVTHIVLTHLDFDHIGGLSDFPHATVHTTADEHAAAITSPDFLDKRRYRPAQWSHGPQWQLHGGRGDVWREGLTAHEVLPGITLVPMPGHSRGHAAVAVVSTGSTGGSATGGSATGELLVHAGDAVFDAASYADASPSGRPLAKIGPLRAFEQIVGRDRAAIRRNHATLRALNDTDGVTVLPAHDQRILDDLMGQVAGG is encoded by the coding sequence ATGCGCGTCCACCACCTGAGCTGCGGAACCTTCGCGCCACCGCTGATGCCCCCGGTCGTCTGCCACGTCCTGCTGTGCGAGGCCGGTGACGGGCTCGTGCTGGTCGACACCGGACTGGGGCTGCACGACTACGCCGAGCCGAAGCGGCGGATGGGCCCGACCCGTCACCTGCTCAGGCCTGTCTCGGACGGCTCGTCGACCGCGCTGCGACAGATCGAGGCGCTCGGACACACGGCCGCGGACGTCACGCACATCGTGCTGACCCACCTGGACTTCGACCACATCGGCGGGCTGTCGGACTTTCCGCACGCGACGGTCCACACCACCGCCGACGAGCACGCGGCGGCGATCACGTCGCCGGACTTCTTGGACAAGCGCCGCTACCGTCCGGCGCAGTGGTCGCACGGCCCGCAGTGGCAGCTGCACGGTGGACGCGGTGACGTGTGGCGCGAAGGGCTCACCGCGCACGAGGTGCTGCCCGGCATCACCCTCGTCCCGATGCCGGGGCATTCGCGGGGGCACGCGGCGGTGGCGGTCGTTTCGACAGGCTCAACGGGCGGTTCGGCAACGGGCGGTTCGGCAACGGGTGAGCTGTTGGTGCATGCGGGGGACGCGGTGTTCGACGCGGCGTCGTATGCGGACGCCTCCCCATCCGGCCGGCCGCTGGCGAAGATCGGGCCGCTGCGGGCCTTCGAGCAGATCGTCGGTCGCGACCGAGCCGCCATCCGGCGAAATCACGCCACCTTGCGGGCGCTCAACGACACCGATGGCGTCACGGTGCTGCCGGCGCACGACCAGCGCATCCTCGATGACCTGATGGGACAGGTGGCCGGCGGCTGA